One genomic window of Candidatus Kuenenia stuttgartiensis includes the following:
- a CDS encoding PAS domain-containing sensor histidine kinase — translation MPKQKKTYFRFFKTIKIKLIFYLILITTIPILVVISTSYKKGKKALSEKVVEKLTSIADLKKTQLNSWLQERVVDISVLSTNKSLEVSFSNLLYLRKAFRTIGSMKETEIGRVYYNRLSEYLNSLKEKLIYCDEISILDIENGEIVISTNPSNIGMFDKDFPYYLDVLNNKGMPFKDIHYSEYTKQIGMTFFSTTKLTDPITMEETDEVNGIVLIRVNTEDSINALMQDWPGREDTGETLLVRRNGNKLIFLNNSRHLANTALSLSIPIRLIAPESFMLDSMEEGIMEAYDYRGVEVLCAFRHISPVKWGLLVKQDKQEAFKPITKLKIHVITLVSASVLVIIAIVFIITHGITQPILQLVKGAEAIGKGSLNHRISIKSGDEVGRLASEFNKMAEKLEESYAGLEQRIRERTSQLRASEEKYRESINLANDAIFTLDPDMAHIVDSNKKAEELSGYTKKELSRRKIWEIVPEYDRQKTKHLWREINKKGSGMLDNLDCQHADGRIIPTSISASIIAYGKKRTIQWICRDVTERKRMEMQLIQTERLAAVGELAAGVAHEINNPLGGLLNFVKMMSREPENISQNKEFLELMAEGLKRIEVIVKQLMAFSRPYSTHMDNHCVNTVVRNSIRFLDHRIKEQRITLEERLFSGLPEIYADADQISQVIINILVNALDCMDDGGKLTIATGHCNHLKSSIHIKITDTGPGINDDIASRIFNPFFTTKEMGSGLGLAISKRIVEDHDGNIFVDSKPGKGTTFSICLPVRKATT, via the coding sequence ATGCCCAAACAGAAAAAAACATATTTCCGTTTTTTCAAGACCATAAAAATAAAACTTATTTTCTATCTTATACTAATTACTACCATCCCGATTCTTGTAGTAATCAGTACTTCATACAAAAAAGGGAAAAAGGCATTAAGCGAAAAAGTGGTGGAAAAACTCACTTCTATTGCTGATTTAAAAAAAACACAACTGAACAGTTGGCTACAGGAAAGGGTCGTAGATATTAGCGTTCTTTCTACAAACAAATCTTTAGAGGTATCTTTTTCCAATCTGCTGTATCTGAGAAAAGCATTTCGCACCATCGGCAGTATGAAAGAAACCGAGATCGGAAGGGTGTATTATAACCGGTTGTCAGAATATTTAAACAGCCTTAAGGAAAAACTCATTTATTGTGATGAGATATCTATCCTCGATATTGAAAACGGTGAAATTGTTATATCCACGAACCCTTCCAATATCGGTATGTTCGACAAGGATTTCCCTTATTACCTTGATGTCCTGAATAATAAGGGAATGCCTTTTAAAGATATCCACTATTCAGAATATACAAAGCAAATAGGCATGACTTTCTTTAGTACAACAAAACTCACTGATCCGATAACTATGGAGGAAACGGACGAAGTCAATGGCATTGTTCTTATCAGGGTAAACACGGAAGACTCCATCAATGCGTTAATGCAGGACTGGCCGGGAAGGGAAGATACCGGCGAAACGTTATTAGTACGCCGCAATGGCAACAAGTTGATATTTCTCAACAACTCGCGCCATTTGGCAAATACTGCACTAAGCCTGAGTATTCCCATAAGACTAATAGCGCCTGAATCTTTTATGCTCGACTCTATGGAAGAAGGCATTATGGAAGCGTATGATTACAGAGGGGTAGAAGTCCTTTGCGCTTTCCGCCATATTTCCCCTGTAAAGTGGGGGCTGCTGGTAAAGCAGGACAAACAGGAGGCCTTTAAGCCCATTACAAAATTAAAAATACATGTCATTACCTTAGTCAGCGCAAGCGTCCTCGTTATCATAGCTATCGTTTTCATCATTACCCATGGAATAACTCAGCCGATTCTTCAACTGGTGAAGGGAGCGGAAGCAATTGGCAAGGGAAGCCTTAACCACAGAATATCAATTAAATCAGGAGATGAGGTTGGCAGGCTTGCGTCCGAGTTTAACAAAATGGCAGAAAAGCTGGAAGAATCATACGCAGGACTTGAACAAAGAATAAGAGAGAGAACCTCTCAGTTGAGGGCTTCTGAAGAAAAATACAGGGAATCAATAAATCTTGCCAATGACGCCATTTTCACCCTTGACCCGGATATGGCGCATATTGTTGATTCAAACAAAAAGGCGGAAGAACTATCGGGATACACAAAAAAGGAATTAAGCCGGAGAAAAATATGGGAGATTGTGCCGGAATATGACCGGCAAAAAACCAAACATTTATGGCGTGAAATAAATAAGAAAGGCTCCGGTATGCTGGACAACCTTGATTGCCAGCATGCTGACGGAAGAATCATCCCCACGAGCATTAGCGCAAGTATTATTGCATATGGCAAAAAAAGGACGATTCAATGGATTTGCAGGGACGTCACCGAAAGAAAAAGGATGGAAATGCAGCTTATTCAAACCGAACGCCTTGCCGCTGTCGGCGAATTGGCGGCGGGCGTTGCCCATGAAATAAACAACCCGCTGGGAGGATTGCTAAATTTCGTAAAAATGATGTCCAGGGAACCGGAAAATATTTCACAAAACAAAGAATTTCTGGAATTAATGGCAGAAGGATTGAAAAGGATAGAAGTTATTGTAAAACAGCTCATGGCATTTTCCCGTCCTTATTCAACACATATGGACAATCATTGCGTAAATACGGTAGTAAGAAATTCCATACGGTTTTTGGATCACCGCATCAAAGAACAACGGATAACACTGGAAGAACGTCTGTTTTCCGGCTTGCCGGAAATTTACGCAGATGCTGATCAGATTTCACAGGTGATAATTAACATTCTGGTAAACGCGCTTGACTGCATGGATGACGGCGGAAAACTCACCATTGCCACCGGCCATTGCAACCATCTGAAATCAAGCATACACATAAAAATTACCGATACCGGGCCTGGCATTAACGATGATATTGCCAGCAGGATCTTCAACCCTTTTTTCACCACAAAAGAAATGGGAAGCGGCCTGGGACTTGCCATTAGCAAAAGGATTGTGGAAGACCATGACGGAAACATTTTTGTGGATAGCAAGCCCGGCAAAGGAACAACATTCTCTATATGTTTGCCTGTGAGAAAGGCAACAACGTAG
- a CDS encoding 4Fe-4S binding protein: protein MRPLSAIGAMMAVRAFIFNYWPAFIVLLLTIPFGRYFCAWICPLGTTIDITDRFFASFRKHAQRRLYDGRCLKYYLLAFLLLSLLLGLQCAGWFDPLSIATSVFAMSIHPYIIHLDDSLFVYLEHIPLLGYLFSFFHAFFQKILFAWHAPFFRSHGIILFAFVIIIAFGMVLRRYWCRNICPMGALFALFSDWSFFKRNVSSTCTSCGLCVEKCGMGAMESDGKSTKEGECILCMTCRKVCPEQSVTFRRFQPSLQKHAISLSRRAFVVSGITGAAIAPFLKLNYRKKINKETVSIIRPPGAVNEKEFIARCIRCGECMKVCKTNGLHPVLLEYGIEGIWTPQLIPRIGYCDYGCVLCTRVCPSGAIKPLPLEEKRWVALGKARIDHNRCIPWVGYSRLPELKKEWQDFNCGVCEEVCPVPTKAIHFNTYVDEQGREIRRPFVREDVCVGCGFCEKVCPVLGTSAIVVEGIQPQTTVKKERSVKIVSSGNFLPKTLGKWKRIAEPRIYEGGEKLYEYINGGAELYLAYSFIRVTNAEYGDDTGKRISIDVWEFETAEDAFGVFTKDRAGIGIPLGNRASLFENYLCVWNDVYCIKVAPWEGSISGGEITSFGKSIIDLMPYKKEILPDIVRYLPEDSLVKESLKFFHEKIILDNIYISDNFIEENVFHLSKQTDALIAEYKTREETAPLLLLLIKYPDRDATSIAFEAVVQLWRSWGEKETHSNAIHTFQNENGYFTSWLQEKHLLSATFLSQKKEEGEELLRRVLQNDKIK from the coding sequence ATGAGGCCCCTTTCTGCTATAGGGGCAATGATGGCGGTAAGGGCGTTTATTTTCAACTACTGGCCTGCATTCATTGTCTTATTGCTAACGATACCCTTTGGGCGCTATTTCTGCGCGTGGATTTGCCCTCTGGGAACAACAATAGATATCACAGACCGTTTTTTTGCCAGTTTTCGAAAACATGCGCAAAGAAGGCTCTATGACGGAAGATGTCTGAAATACTATCTCCTTGCATTTCTTTTATTAAGCCTGCTCCTGGGGCTGCAATGCGCCGGATGGTTTGATCCCCTCTCCATCGCGACAAGCGTATTTGCAATGAGTATCCATCCTTATATTATCCATCTGGACGATTCCCTTTTTGTTTATTTGGAACATATTCCTCTTTTGGGTTATTTATTTTCCTTTTTTCATGCCTTTTTCCAGAAAATCCTTTTTGCCTGGCATGCCCCTTTCTTCCGTTCACACGGAATCATTTTGTTTGCCTTTGTGATCATCATTGCCTTTGGAATGGTATTGCGGCGCTACTGGTGCAGGAATATTTGTCCGATGGGTGCGCTGTTTGCTCTTTTCTCCGACTGGTCATTCTTTAAACGGAATGTTTCGTCAACATGCACAAGCTGCGGTTTGTGTGTTGAAAAATGCGGTATGGGTGCAATGGAAAGCGATGGGAAAAGCACGAAAGAGGGAGAGTGTATTTTGTGTATGACCTGCCGGAAGGTGTGTCCGGAACAGAGTGTCACCTTCAGGAGGTTTCAGCCTTCTTTGCAAAAACATGCTATCAGCCTTTCCAGGAGGGCATTTGTTGTAAGCGGGATTACCGGCGCGGCAATCGCCCCTTTTTTGAAATTAAACTACCGGAAAAAAATAAACAAGGAAACCGTTTCCATAATTCGTCCGCCAGGTGCGGTGAATGAAAAAGAATTTATTGCCCGCTGCATACGGTGCGGGGAGTGTATGAAGGTTTGCAAAACGAACGGACTGCATCCTGTGTTATTGGAATATGGCATTGAAGGCATATGGACGCCGCAATTAATACCCCGGATAGGATATTGTGATTATGGATGTGTGCTGTGCACACGGGTATGTCCGTCAGGGGCTATAAAACCTTTGCCGCTTGAAGAAAAACGGTGGGTCGCGTTAGGAAAGGCCAGAATAGACCATAACAGATGTATTCCATGGGTGGGCTATTCACGCCTTCCCGAACTGAAGAAGGAATGGCAGGATTTTAATTGCGGTGTATGTGAAGAGGTGTGCCCCGTTCCGACAAAGGCGATCCATTTTAATACCTATGTGGACGAACAAGGCCGGGAAATTCGCAGGCCTTTTGTAAGAGAAGATGTTTGCGTAGGGTGCGGTTTCTGTGAAAAGGTCTGCCCCGTTTTAGGGACTTCCGCTATTGTCGTGGAAGGCATCCAGCCGCAAACTACGGTAAAAAAAGAAAGGTCTGTAAAAATAGTATCGTCCGGCAACTTTCTCCCCAAAACACTTGGAAAGTGGAAAAGGATTGCAGAGCCGAGGATTTACGAAGGAGGCGAAAAATTATATGAATATATAAATGGAGGCGCGGAGCTGTATTTAGCGTATTCGTTTATCCGGGTGACGAATGCGGAGTATGGAGATGATACAGGGAAGAGGATTTCCATAGATGTTTGGGAGTTTGAAACTGCGGAAGACGCATTCGGCGTCTTCACAAAAGACCGTGCGGGTATTGGGATACCATTAGGCAACAGGGCGTCTTTGTTTGAAAATTACTTGTGTGTATGGAATGATGTGTATTGCATAAAGGTAGCGCCATGGGAGGGCAGTATTTCTGGCGGAGAAATTACTTCTTTTGGTAAATCCATTATCGATTTAATGCCCTACAAAAAAGAAATCCTCCCCGATATAGTACGTTATTTGCCGGAGGATTCTCTTGTGAAAGAAAGCCTGAAATTTTTTCACGAAAAGATCATTCTGGATAATATCTATATATCCGATAATTTTATTGAAGAAAATGTATTTCATTTAAGCAAACAGACGGACGCCCTTATCGCAGAATACAAAACGAGGGAAGAGACCGCCCCTTTACTGCTACTGTTGATAAAATATCCAGACCGTGATGCGACATCAATCGCATTTGAAGCGGTGGTTCAGTTGTGGAGGTCATGGGGAGAAAAAGAGACGCACTCAAATGCCATCCATACCTTTCAAAACGAAAACGGATACTTTACCTCATGGTTGCAGGAAAAACATCTTCTGTCAGCAACATTTCTTTCCCAAAAAAAGGAAGAGGGTGAAGAATTGCTTCGCCGTGTACTGCAAAATGATAAAATCAAATAA
- a CDS encoding sigma-54-dependent transcriptional regulator: MSNKILIVDDEKLMRISLESQLKKEGYDVSSVDNANEGMSLIRSEEFDIVVTDLRLPNMNGMELLKEIKNYNPDIIVVIMTAYGTLESAVAATKEGAYDYIAKPFSTDELIIKLQRALQHKNTTAEVTRLRREIQSEFEFHNIVGSSHAMKKLIETVKEISDRDSTILIQGESGTGKEKIAGAVHYHSGRKMGPFIRVSCAALNREILESELFGHEKGSFTGAIKTRRGRFELANGGSIFLDDVDDIPLDMQVKLLRVIQERTFERVGGEKTLSINVRIICATKKDLLLLAKKGEFREDLFYRLNVVPITIPPLRERKDDIPRLINYFLKKFVSRHEDALPGVSRETLNVLMEYNWPGNVRELENVIEHAVAFSHSHGITIDTLPDYLKRVEIHKKLISMDLSNTQTIQLHDVLTEVEKRLIEWAHQKTNGNQVKMAEILGIPRTTLRNKLVRLK; the protein is encoded by the coding sequence ATGAGCAACAAGATTTTAATTGTCGATGATGAAAAACTAATGAGGATTTCACTGGAGAGTCAGTTAAAAAAAGAAGGGTATGATGTAAGTTCTGTTGACAACGCAAATGAAGGGATGAGTTTGATAAGGTCGGAAGAATTTGACATAGTGGTGACGGACTTACGATTGCCAAACATGAATGGCATGGAGCTGTTAAAAGAAATTAAAAATTATAATCCGGACATTATAGTCGTAATTATGACTGCGTATGGAACCCTCGAAAGCGCTGTCGCCGCAACAAAGGAAGGGGCGTATGACTATATTGCAAAACCCTTTTCCACTGACGAATTGATCATTAAGTTACAAAGGGCGCTTCAACACAAAAACACAACCGCTGAAGTGACCCGCCTGAGAAGAGAAATACAATCTGAATTTGAGTTTCATAATATCGTTGGAAGCAGTCACGCAATGAAAAAACTTATTGAAACGGTAAAAGAAATATCTGACAGAGATTCCACCATTCTCATACAGGGAGAGAGCGGTACCGGCAAAGAAAAAATTGCGGGGGCAGTGCATTATCATAGCGGCAGGAAAATGGGTCCCTTTATCCGGGTAAGCTGCGCCGCCCTAAACAGAGAAATACTGGAAAGCGAACTTTTCGGACATGAAAAAGGCTCCTTTACCGGTGCGATAAAGACAAGACGCGGCAGATTTGAGCTTGCAAACGGAGGCTCTATTTTCCTCGACGATGTGGATGACATCCCTTTGGATATGCAGGTAAAATTGTTGCGGGTAATCCAGGAAAGGACATTTGAAAGAGTAGGCGGCGAAAAAACCCTTTCCATTAACGTAAGGATCATTTGCGCCACCAAAAAAGATCTTCTGCTACTGGCAAAAAAGGGAGAGTTCCGGGAAGATTTGTTTTACCGGTTAAACGTGGTGCCGATTACCATTCCCCCCCTTCGTGAAAGGAAGGACGATATCCCTCGTTTAATCAATTATTTTCTTAAAAAATTTGTATCAAGGCATGAAGACGCCTTGCCGGGAGTCTCCAGGGAAACCTTAAATGTTCTTATGGAATATAACTGGCCCGGAAATGTAAGAGAACTTGAAAATGTAATAGAACATGCCGTTGCGTTTTCCCATTCTCATGGCATTACTATCGATACACTGCCTGATTATTTAAAAAGAGTAGAAATCCACAAAAAACTCATTTCTATGGATTTATCAAACACTCAAACAATTCAATTACACGATGTTCTTACCGAGGTAGAAAAAAGACTTATCGAATGGGCGCACCAGAAAACAAACGGTAATCAGGTGAAGATGGCAGAAATACTCGGTATTCCAAGAACCACGCTCCGCAACAAATTGGTCCGCTTGAAATAA
- a CDS encoding (Fe-S)-binding protein, which produces MDNNAFKTEIDKCAKCGKCRSICPVFLETGEESMVARGRISLAEAIRNGEIFYTERLRDYLLSCKKCFRCSSICPSNVDYDLIIQTMLNDLANHIGIWFIPRIIFRVVLTRRWLFNFFLKTASIFQRIIPLKQRGAMRHLPFALMGGRWIPPLAKKPALDKWHSSRTKTNTAKMRVGFFVGCLTNYVYPDIADAVVETLTHLGVEVIVPEEQLCCGIPANSLGDFRTARKLAEINSRVFESENLDYIVTACATCGRALRKDYSRTLNDPCQIFAKKLYDVSEFIEKYLPYTIKPLKTKITYHDPCHLYWGQNISKQPRNILKLSADFHEMDTPERCCGGGGVFNLLHYDLSMKIAEYKAKAIENSKAEAVATGCPGCRLQIEDILATKGSKVSCTHTIQVLRDALLKNP; this is translated from the coding sequence ATGGATAATAACGCCTTCAAAACTGAAATTGACAAATGTGCGAAATGCGGGAAATGCCGCTCCATATGCCCGGTTTTTTTAGAAACCGGAGAGGAATCAATGGTTGCGCGGGGGCGCATCAGTCTTGCTGAGGCAATCAGGAATGGTGAGATTTTTTATACGGAACGGTTAAGAGATTATTTGCTATCATGCAAAAAATGCTTTCGGTGTTCCAGTATCTGCCCTTCAAATGTTGATTACGATTTAATCATACAAACGATGCTGAATGACCTGGCAAATCACATTGGGATATGGTTTATTCCCCGTATTATTTTCAGGGTCGTTTTAACCCGCAGGTGGCTTTTTAATTTTTTCTTAAAAACCGCAAGTATTTTTCAGCGTATCATACCGTTAAAACAACGTGGCGCCATGAGACACCTCCCCTTTGCACTTATGGGAGGAAGATGGATTCCTCCATTGGCAAAGAAACCCGCGTTGGACAAATGGCATTCTTCCCGGACAAAAACAAACACTGCAAAAATGCGGGTTGGGTTTTTTGTAGGATGCCTCACCAATTATGTTTATCCGGACATCGCCGATGCGGTTGTTGAGACACTTACCCACCTTGGCGTGGAAGTAATTGTACCAGAAGAACAGTTGTGCTGCGGTATTCCAGCGAATTCGTTGGGAGACTTCAGGACAGCACGTAAACTTGCAGAGATAAATAGCCGTGTATTTGAAAGTGAAAATCTGGATTATATTGTCACCGCATGCGCCACCTGCGGCAGGGCATTACGGAAAGATTATTCACGCACATTGAACGACCCTTGCCAGATTTTTGCAAAGAAACTGTACGACGTATCTGAGTTTATTGAAAAATATTTACCGTACACTATCAAGCCGCTAAAAACGAAAATTACCTACCACGACCCCTGCCATCTTTACTGGGGACAAAATATTTCAAAACAACCCAGAAACATCCTGAAGCTGTCCGCCGATTTCCATGAAATGGATACTCCGGAACGGTGCTGCGGGGGTGGTGGCGTCTTTAATCTGTTGCACTACGATCTGTCAATGAAGATTGCCGAATACAAGGCAAAGGCTATTGAAAATAGCAAGGCAGAGGCCGTTGCAACAGGCTGCCCGGGCTGCCGTCTGCAAATTGAGGATATACTTGCCACAAAAGGGTCAAAAGTCTCCTGCACTCACACAATACAGGTGTTGCGTGATGCATTGCTGAAAAATCCTTAA
- a CDS encoding PQQ-binding-like beta-propeller repeat protein gives MLKKMNLSFISCFCIIVTILIQFKSIHAEDADIPWQMFRRDLQHTGQSPFVGPKNSEVKWAFKIDTRITSSPAVGCDGVIYFGSVDGRLYALNQDGAEKWVLQVGDEITASPAIGRDGTIYIGSRDKKMYAVSPEGKVVWTYKTEGIILSSAAVTKDAVYFGADDNNLYVLSLDGTLKWRYTAPSNLKASPSLWDDGSVCIFAEKGTLHAISADGAQKWVKRVGSGVYSSFSSPAIGKDGVVYVGADNGRMVAINPDGNIRWYVNTGKAVHSSPAIGKDGAIVFGAYNGFVYAIYPDCKLKWSFRTGGWVESSPAIDADGTVYIGSSDGKLYAIDSKGNLKWSFQTMAAVEASPAIGPNGAIYIGSNDNHFYAIGGEERDTPVPLFDK, from the coding sequence ATGTTGAAAAAAATGAACCTTTCTTTTATTTCCTGTTTTTGCATTATAGTAACAATTCTTATTCAGTTCAAATCTATCCATGCCGAAGATGCGGATATTCCATGGCAGATGTTTCGAAGGGATTTGCAGCATACCGGCCAAAGCCCTTTTGTTGGGCCAAAAAACAGTGAGGTAAAGTGGGCTTTTAAAATTGATACGCGTATTACCTCATCTCCTGCAGTAGGGTGTGACGGCGTCATTTATTTCGGCTCGGTAGACGGCAGATTATATGCTCTTAACCAGGATGGTGCAGAAAAATGGGTACTTCAGGTAGGTGACGAAATAACAGCTTCTCCTGCTATCGGAAGGGATGGGACAATTTATATTGGTTCGCGGGATAAAAAAATGTATGCTGTTTCTCCTGAAGGAAAGGTAGTGTGGACTTATAAAACGGAGGGTATCATTCTCTCCTCGGCAGCGGTAACGAAAGATGCCGTATATTTCGGCGCTGATGATAACAACCTCTACGTCCTCTCGCTTGATGGAACATTAAAATGGAGATATACTGCCCCAAGCAATTTAAAAGCCTCCCCTTCCCTATGGGATGATGGCTCGGTCTGTATCTTTGCAGAAAAAGGCACCCTTCATGCAATTTCCGCTGATGGCGCCCAGAAGTGGGTAAAAAGAGTGGGGTCTGGCGTCTATTCCTCGTTTTCATCCCCCGCTATCGGAAAAGATGGGGTGGTGTATGTCGGCGCGGATAATGGGAGAATGGTTGCCATAAATCCTGACGGAAACATTCGCTGGTATGTCAATACCGGCAAAGCGGTGCATAGCAGTCCTGCAATAGGAAAGGATGGGGCAATTGTGTTCGGCGCATATAATGGCTTTGTATATGCTATTTATCCTGACTGTAAATTAAAGTGGAGCTTTAGAACAGGGGGTTGGGTAGAATCATCCCCTGCAATCGATGCCGATGGAACTGTTTACATTGGTTCCAGTGACGGAAAACTTTATGCCATCGACTCAAAAGGCAATTTGAAATGGTCATTCCAAACAATGGCCGCGGTTGAAGCATCACCTGCCATTGGGCCAAATGGCGCAATTTACATCGGTTCCAATGATAATCATTTTTATGCAATTGGCGGGGAAGAAAGAGATACTCCAGTGCCTCTGTTCGATAAATAG
- a CDS encoding DUF362 domain-containing protein, with the protein MNSKGKISRRGFLKTGIAVGAGVYGLPYLRAIKKKPTLKQLKEHDLKPGIVVVHGDSANANGEDVVVKEMVRRAISALGGMRKLVSNGDRVLIKPNIAWNQSPEFAANTNPCVVAALVALCKDAGARSVVVMDHTCSANPETSYNRSGIVSAAIRAGAKVSYINKNRFRDFVIPDGTVLKQWSFYEEMVYKDEVDVLINVPIAKQHGTSRLSMALKNVFGMIGGDRGSLHTDIHPKIADLNKFVKVDLTVLDAFRILKKNGPTGGRLDDVDNSQEHARRIIVSTDPVAVDAYGATLFGIQPKDVGYIRKSHEEGLGEIDYTSMGFEEFHV; encoded by the coding sequence ATGAATAGCAAAGGGAAAATCAGTAGACGAGGTTTTTTAAAGACAGGCATTGCCGTAGGCGCGGGAGTGTATGGACTTCCGTATCTTCGTGCAATAAAGAAGAAACCTACGCTGAAACAATTGAAGGAACATGATCTGAAGCCAGGGATAGTTGTGGTTCACGGAGATAGTGCAAACGCAAATGGAGAAGATGTGGTTGTTAAAGAAATGGTAAGGCGTGCAATAAGCGCACTGGGTGGGATGCGTAAACTTGTTTCCAATGGCGACCGGGTACTTATCAAGCCAAACATTGCATGGAACCAGTCTCCGGAATTTGCAGCCAATACAAACCCCTGCGTCGTTGCCGCGCTTGTTGCATTATGTAAAGATGCAGGTGCCCGTTCGGTAGTGGTTATGGACCATACATGTTCCGCAAACCCAGAAACATCTTACAATAGGAGCGGCATTGTTTCCGCCGCCATCCGGGCTGGTGCGAAGGTTTCATACATAAACAAAAATCGGTTCAGGGATTTTGTTATCCCGGACGGCACGGTTTTAAAACAGTGGTCATTTTACGAGGAAATGGTGTATAAGGACGAAGTCGACGTCCTCATTAATGTGCCCATAGCGAAACAACATGGCACATCAAGGCTTTCCATGGCTTTGAAAAATGTCTTTGGCATGATCGGAGGAGACAGGGGAAGTCTGCATACCGATATACACCCAAAAATTGCAGATCTCAACAAATTTGTGAAAGTAGATCTTACCGTGCTTGACGCCTTCAGGATTTTAAAAAAGAACGGACCCACTGGCGGACGGCTGGATGATGTAGATAATTCGCAGGAACACGCAAGGCGCATCATTGTCAGCACTGACCCCGTTGCAGTTGACGCATATGGCGCAACATTGTTTGGCATTCAGCCAAAGGACGTGGGCTATATCAGGAAATCCCATGAAGAGGGATTAGGGGAAATCGATTATACATCAATGGGTTTTGAAGAATTTCACGTGTAA
- a CDS encoding GxxExxY protein has product MTENELSHKIIGIAIEIHNAFGLGLLESAYKECMYYKISKSGLFVEKEKPMPLFFEEVQLECGYRIDLLVENKLVLEIKSVDALNNIHLAQTLTYLKLGNYKLGLFLWLIFFINQ; this is encoded by the coding sequence ATGACTGAAAACGAGCTTTCACATAAAATTATAGGGATAGCAATAGAAATACATAATGCATTTGGTCTCGGCTTGCTGGAAAGCGCATACAAAGAGTGTATGTATTACAAAATTAGCAAATCAGGACTTTTTGTAGAAAAAGAAAAACCGATGCCGCTGTTTTTTGAAGAAGTACAATTAGAATGTGGCTACAGGATAGATTTGTTGGTAGAGAATAAATTGGTGCTTGAAATAAAAAGTGTTGACGCATTAAATAATATTCACCTTGCACAAACCCTCACCTATCTGAAGTTAGGGAATTACAAACTGGGGTTATTTTTGTGGTTAATTTTTTTTATTAATCAATGA
- a CDS encoding N-acetylmuramoyl-L-alanine amidase, which yields MRNRTYEKIIQYVSLTMIVAAGGIIGALPLISSSSAEVRTVISESDMLRAAFAQKISQICEIDTIDTKERPWQYIVIHHSASEKGNATRFDTYHREKKGWKYGLAYHFVIGNGTLSGDGEIEVGNRWKNQIHGAHTANMDCNQVAIGICLVGDFENGGKPSEDQFDSLVRLTRYLSSKYDIPLSNIILHSQVHQKGTACPGKNFPMAEFKTSLIQFASNEISPSRKS from the coding sequence ATGAGAAATCGTACATACGAAAAGATTATTCAATATGTGTCGTTAACAATGATTGTTGCGGCAGGAGGTATTATTGGCGCCTTGCCTCTTATTAGCAGCAGTTCCGCAGAGGTAAGAACGGTGATATCGGAAAGCGATATGCTGAGAGCGGCATTTGCACAAAAAATATCTCAGATTTGCGAGATAGATACAATAGATACAAAGGAAAGACCGTGGCAATATATTGTTATACACCATAGCGCTTCAGAGAAAGGAAATGCAACCCGGTTTGATACCTATCATAGAGAAAAGAAAGGGTGGAAGTATGGATTGGCATATCACTTTGTGATTGGCAATGGAACTCTTTCTGGCGATGGAGAAATAGAGGTAGGAAATCGCTGGAAGAACCAAATTCATGGCGCTCACACGGCAAATATGGATTGCAACCAGGTGGCGATAGGCATTTGCCTCGTGGGTGATTTTGAAAACGGCGGGAAACCTTCTGAGGATCAATTTGATTCGCTGGTTAGGTTGACCCGTTATCTTTCCTCGAAATATGACATCCCTTTATCGAACATCATATTACATAGCCAGGTTCATCAAAAAGGAACTGCATGCCCCGGTAAAAATTTCCCCATGGCTGAATTTAAGACGAGTTTAATTCAGTTTGCCTCTAACGAAATATCCCCTTCGCGAAAATCATAA